Proteins co-encoded in one Bacillus carboniphilus genomic window:
- a CDS encoding spore germination protein, producing the protein MPAIVGPVQIFSVSGGEVQFGDTFYVSPKSSSKTVAGSGGLNTGPFVITNNGLSATNYIDCNAVDQPITGNA; encoded by the coding sequence ATGCCTGCCATTGTAGGACCTGTTCAAATTTTTTCAGTTAGCGGAGGAGAGGTCCAGTTCGGAGACACCTTTTATGTATCCCCTAAAAGCAGCTCCAAAACAGTTGCTGGTTCAGGTGGATTAAACACTGGTCCTTTTGTAATCACCAATAATGGATTAAGCGCTACGAACTACATTGACTGTAATGCGGTCGACCAACCAATTACAGGGAATGCTTAG
- a CDS encoding spore germination protein → MPAIVGVVQVISIGSSAVFHIGDVYSITPYSTAKTFAGAGSFNTGDGIYVVNQQSNTNTYEQDGIDMPIAFTL, encoded by the coding sequence ATGCCTGCTATAGTTGGCGTCGTTCAAGTGATTAGTATCGGAAGTAGTGCTGTCTTTCATATTGGTGATGTGTATTCCATTACACCTTATTCAACAGCCAAAACATTTGCTGGAGCCGGTTCATTTAATACTGGGGACGGAATCTATGTTGTGAACCAACAAAGTAATACGAACACGTATGAACAAGATGGCATCGATATGCCAATCGCATTTACTTTATAA
- a CDS encoding DNA topology modulation protein encodes MKKILIIGSGGAGKSTLAKKLGELLHFPVYHLDSIFWKENWTPSNREEFRQNIRSVMEKEEWILDGNFGSTLDMRLKHCDTVVFLDYPSLTCVYGVVKRRIQYNGKTRPDMGENCKEKLDWEFLKWVYTYRKKKAPEIRKKLSELTNVKVITLQSRKETKRFLQSLS; translated from the coding sequence ATGAAGAAAATCCTGATCATTGGATCTGGAGGAGCGGGAAAATCCACTTTAGCTAAAAAGCTGGGAGAACTACTACATTTTCCTGTTTATCATTTAGATTCAATCTTCTGGAAGGAAAACTGGACACCGTCTAATCGAGAGGAATTTAGGCAGAATATCCGGTCTGTGATGGAGAAGGAAGAATGGATTTTAGATGGGAATTTCGGTTCTACACTTGATATGAGGCTTAAACACTGTGATACGGTTGTCTTTTTGGACTATCCATCCCTTACTTGTGTATACGGTGTGGTAAAGAGAAGAATACAATATAATGGAAAGACACGCCCTGATATGGGGGAGAATTGTAAAGAAAAGCTGGATTGGGAGTTTTTGAAATGGGTGTACACATACCGAAAGAAAAAAGCGCCTGAAATCAGAAAAAAACTTTCAGAGTTAACAAATGTAAAGGTTATCACACTACAATCTAGAAAAGAAACAAAGCGCTTCTTACAAAGCCTTTCATGA
- a CDS encoding spore germination protein GerPE, protein MFWKRISHVNTIQTNTLSFSSSLRLGDTSVINSRSDVFAVQREREIFFGHEGAVERPETSIFVEPIPLPSCEVVDSSFYHLCPSIYVDSIDINGISSASIVKVGNIGCAHMEARVKNIRQLKPRANGNGPTVIQ, encoded by the coding sequence ATGTTTTGGAAACGTATATCCCATGTAAACACTATTCAAACGAATACCCTGAGCTTTAGCTCATCCCTCCGACTTGGAGACACGAGCGTAATCAACTCACGCTCAGATGTTTTCGCTGTACAACGGGAACGCGAGATATTCTTTGGTCATGAAGGGGCTGTGGAGAGACCGGAGACTTCCATTTTTGTTGAGCCGATACCACTCCCATCATGTGAAGTGGTAGATTCGAGCTTTTACCACCTTTGTCCCAGTATTTATGTGGATTCGATTGATATTAACGGGATTTCTTCTGCTTCCATTGTGAAGGTTGGGAACATTGGTTGTGCCCACATGGAAGCACGGGTTAAAAATATCCGACAATTAAAACCTCGGGCGAACGGTAATGGTCCAACTGTCATACAATAA
- a CDS encoding spore gernimation protein GerPD, which produces MEFNVLNRDLHVGSIKINGVASAGLVQIGDSDCIQLASTFDTPPESLIIGPFVPLTPKG; this is translated from the coding sequence ATGGAATTTAATGTGCTAAACAGAGATTTGCATGTGGGGAGTATTAAAATAAACGGTGTGGCAAGTGCTGGATTAGTACAAATCGGGGATAGTGATTGTATTCAGCTAGCTTCAACTTTTGATACCCCCCCTGAATCGTTAATTATCGGACCTTTTGTACCTTTAACACCAAAAGGATGA
- a CDS encoding spore germination protein GerPB, whose amino-acid sequence MKFYIQQSIYINVLRIGSISNSSVLQIGSSGSISSNAYLYNTGGYIGPAPEALGEAGAVGPVGELGGAQAGPPQADTSLVPLGTPTT is encoded by the coding sequence ATGAAATTTTATATTCAACAGTCCATTTACATTAATGTGTTACGAATCGGGAGTATAAGTAATTCCTCTGTTTTACAAATCGGAAGCTCTGGTAGTATCTCATCCAATGCCTATTTATATAATACTGGGGGATATATAGGGCCTGCACCTGAAGCACTCGGTGAAGCAGGAGCGGTTGGACCTGTTGGAGAACTAGGCGGTGCTCAAGCTGGTCCCCCTCAAGCTGACACCTCGTTAGTGCCTTTGGGAACTCCAACTACTTAG
- the gerPC gene encoding spore germination protein GerPC, whose product MYQQYSYSDSYQQTLDKHHKKIQKLEKEIEVLKKLVNELHSRPTLHVDKIEYKFDQLKVETLEGTLNVGLTPQDLQNMDEFVTGQHPTPSPSTDPKNIVLQDLVEQNMNQYMDQTIPQIISDTQNQLGITADDQYVDFIRNDIKNQLKTRIQHHIKQLPHHVIQQEPQEQVVEMVSQRLKGEIQQGVFSFFSRFQQEQQGGSKKDGI is encoded by the coding sequence ATGTATCAACAATATTCGTATTCTGACTCCTATCAACAAACTCTCGATAAACATCATAAAAAAATTCAAAAACTGGAAAAAGAAATTGAAGTGTTGAAGAAGCTAGTCAATGAACTACATTCACGACCAACGCTTCATGTTGATAAGATTGAGTATAAATTTGATCAATTAAAAGTCGAAACACTTGAAGGTACCTTAAATGTAGGCTTAACCCCACAAGACCTGCAAAATATGGATGAATTCGTTACCGGCCAACATCCTACTCCATCTCCAAGCACAGACCCTAAGAATATAGTTTTGCAAGACCTCGTTGAGCAAAATATGAATCAATACATGGATCAAACCATACCCCAAATAATATCGGATACACAAAATCAACTTGGCATTACCGCAGATGACCAGTATGTGGACTTTATAAGAAATGATATCAAAAATCAGTTAAAAACAAGAATTCAACACCATATCAAACAACTCCCACATCATGTTATTCAACAAGAACCACAAGAACAGGTAGTCGAAATGGTATCGCAGCGATTGAAAGGAGAAATTCAGCAAGGCGTCTTTTCTTTCTTTTCTCGCTTTCAACAAGAACAACAAGGAGGTAGTAAGAAAGATGGAATTTAA
- a CDS encoding DUF418 domain-containing protein yields the protein MGQRIIGVDFARGISLFGILLINMMSFHSPYVWVDSYGYWEGSGNHILFLLIEVFVGASFYPLFALLFGFGAIKIFEKSMKLELKPKVTLVRRFFFLLIIGLIHALLIWNGDILVTYAVTGFILLLLINFSHRAQLTIGVLLWSLPNVLLFLLTWLAYRFMPEDQLGVYDYERAAASQLYADGGFWEITKLRVDEWLYINGAGGILIVLFSVLPMVLFGAAMAKGGFIQKHSPGYFIKKGILLLAIGLFIKVLPLLTSYEYPFILLKNQIGGPIVAIAYFFICLGVVKGNQLGVLQEAIVRAGKLSITLYLTQSIVCTFIFYGYGLGLYGKVELWEGTILALAIYCVQLVFSYFWFKKYKTGPVEWLWRWFTYKEKPDFKKGE from the coding sequence ATGGGACAAAGGATAATAGGAGTTGACTTTGCACGAGGAATATCGCTTTTTGGAATATTATTAATTAACATGATGTCTTTTCATTCTCCCTATGTCTGGGTGGATTCATACGGATACTGGGAAGGGTCAGGTAACCACATTTTATTTTTATTGATTGAAGTGTTTGTGGGAGCTAGTTTTTATCCGCTTTTTGCTCTTTTATTTGGCTTCGGAGCCATTAAAATTTTTGAAAAGTCAATGAAGTTGGAACTCAAGCCCAAAGTTACACTTGTTCGAAGGTTTTTCTTTTTACTAATAATTGGTCTCATTCACGCTCTTTTAATATGGAATGGAGATATTTTAGTTACCTATGCGGTGACAGGATTTATTCTTTTGTTATTGATAAATTTCTCTCATAGGGCACAGTTAACCATAGGTGTTTTACTTTGGTCACTTCCAAATGTATTACTATTTTTGTTAACTTGGCTCGCATATCGTTTTATGCCAGAAGACCAGCTAGGTGTTTACGATTATGAACGGGCAGCTGCTAGCCAGTTATATGCAGATGGAGGTTTCTGGGAAATTACAAAATTAAGAGTGGATGAATGGCTTTATATCAATGGTGCAGGAGGAATCCTGATTGTATTATTTTCCGTTCTACCTATGGTCTTATTTGGAGCAGCCATGGCAAAGGGAGGCTTTATTCAAAAGCATTCACCTGGATACTTTATAAAAAAGGGAATTTTACTTTTAGCCATTGGCCTTTTTATCAAGGTCTTACCTTTATTGACAAGCTACGAATATCCATTTATTTTATTGAAAAATCAAATCGGGGGACCTATCGTAGCCATTGCCTATTTTTTCATATGCTTAGGAGTAGTGAAAGGAAATCAGCTAGGTGTCTTACAGGAAGCGATTGTTCGGGCAGGAAAATTATCTATAACTCTATATTTAACTCAATCTATAGTCTGTACCTTTATTTTTTATGGGTACGGATTAGGGTTGTATGGAAAAGTAGAACTGTGGGAAGGCACTATTCTTGCTCTCGCTATATATTGTGTACAACTAGTATTTAGTTACTTCTGGTTTAAGAAGTACAAGACAGGACCTGTGGAATGGCTATGGCGGTGGTTTACTTATAAAGAAAAACCAGATTTTAAGAAAGGGGAGTGA
- the addB gene encoding helicase-exonuclease AddAB subunit AddB: MSVTFLLGRSGSGKTNRMLDEVIEDLKEQPLGPPILIIVPDQMTFQIEYELAQRLPSNGMIRAQVYSFSRLAWRVLQETGGLTRLPVDSTGISMLTRRILNEQKSGLRLFQSQGEKAGFIEKLGELLTELKRYCVQPEELTDLQTAIEQEKGRTTLSDKLYDLPLVYQAFQQALEGKYIDQEDSLRLLSEQMPSSKLIQGSKVYIDGFYSFTPQEYEVIAALMNASVHMKVLLTLDRPYHHDVPDELDLFRLPGETYATLFQMARDAGIQTSDELLTDQYRLDSSLTYLEKELTSMPPAPFHDQTSITLAEASNRRAEVEGMAQSIHAMVREKGYRYKDISILVRNGAGYDELLDTIFKDYEIPYFKDQKRKMLHHPVIELIRSALEVIQQNWRYDPVFRAIKTELLYPIEINPTEFRSKADVLENYCLAYGIKGKQWTSKDRWKYRRYKGLEWTDLPQTDEEKEMETTLNELRIMVSAPIIRLGNRLKRAKTVTQKSEALYLFLEELEIPAKLDRWIQAAEEKGQLERAREHDQVWDAVMGLLDQAVELLGNEELSLKQYAEIIESGFEAMNYALVPPSLDQVVVANLDQSRINHGKASFVIGLNDGVLPAKQSDDGIIGDEERIFLKNAGVPLAPTSEIRLLDEEFIAYKAFTTPLEHLVVSYPIADEEGKSLLASPWIKRLREVFPGLEEVEWALEPGKDNEKHFVLNPDVALAHLAGQFQLYKKGYPISEFWTDVYNGLLEIPSMKVKTRRVLSSLFFENKAKPLNKSTTKELYGDEIQASVSRMEKFNSCPFSHFISHGLRLEPRLIYKLDAPNIGELFHGALKLLAEKLEEQNRSWASLSQSDCEKWAKEVVETLAPKLQNQILLSSNRHHYIRHKLEQVIAKTSFALSKQAQSSQFVPTGLELGFGKKGKLPPLTFSLNDGTKMELVGRIDRVDTATHNDGTYVRIVDYKSSQKELQLTDIYYGLSLQMLTYLDLVVTHSKEWLGREADPAGVLYFHIHNPILQSNSPMDEEQIESELIKQYKMLGLLLSDTEIVKLMDQSLENGSSSIVSAGFKKDGSFNAYSRIASKDEFNLLRNYVRSSFKKAGNEMVEGRVDISPYKMKNKTPCTFCAYKSICQFDNSLQENGYRNLQPAKSDVALEWIREEVLKGE; this comes from the coding sequence TTGTCAGTTACATTTTTATTAGGACGGTCTGGCTCTGGGAAAACGAACAGGATGCTAGACGAAGTTATAGAGGATCTAAAGGAACAACCACTTGGACCGCCTATTTTGATTATTGTTCCAGATCAAATGACGTTTCAAATTGAATACGAACTAGCCCAACGGTTACCGTCAAACGGGATGATACGGGCACAAGTCTATAGTTTTTCAAGATTGGCCTGGAGGGTTCTTCAAGAAACAGGTGGATTAACAAGATTACCAGTGGATTCAACTGGGATTAGTATGCTGACGAGAAGGATCCTAAATGAACAAAAATCAGGGCTTCGCTTATTTCAATCTCAAGGAGAGAAGGCAGGGTTTATTGAAAAACTAGGGGAGCTATTAACAGAGTTAAAACGGTACTGCGTTCAGCCAGAAGAACTCACAGACCTACAAACTGCCATTGAACAAGAAAAGGGCAGAACTACATTGTCGGACAAGCTATATGACTTACCGCTTGTGTACCAAGCTTTTCAACAGGCACTTGAAGGGAAGTATATTGACCAAGAGGATAGTCTACGGTTGTTATCGGAACAAATGCCAAGCTCCAAGCTTATTCAAGGATCAAAAGTATATATAGATGGATTTTATAGTTTTACACCTCAAGAATATGAGGTTATCGCAGCTCTTATGAACGCTTCCGTACACATGAAGGTGTTGTTAACGCTTGATCGCCCTTACCATCATGACGTTCCAGATGAGCTGGATTTATTTAGACTGCCTGGAGAAACCTATGCTACCTTATTTCAAATGGCAAGGGACGCTGGAATTCAGACATCAGATGAGTTACTTACTGACCAGTATAGGCTAGATTCTTCTCTCACTTACCTAGAAAAAGAGTTAACAAGCATGCCGCCAGCTCCTTTTCATGATCAAACGTCGATTACACTTGCTGAAGCATCCAATCGAAGGGCAGAAGTTGAAGGAATGGCTCAATCCATTCATGCTATGGTTCGTGAAAAAGGCTACCGCTATAAAGATATATCCATCCTTGTTCGAAATGGAGCAGGGTATGACGAACTATTGGATACGATATTTAAAGATTATGAGATTCCTTATTTTAAGGATCAAAAGAGGAAAATGCTTCATCATCCTGTCATCGAACTTATTCGTTCTGCTCTAGAAGTTATTCAACAGAACTGGAGATATGACCCGGTCTTTAGAGCCATTAAAACGGAATTATTATATCCAATTGAAATTAATCCTACTGAATTTCGTTCAAAAGCTGATGTACTCGAAAACTATTGCTTAGCTTATGGGATAAAAGGTAAACAATGGACGAGTAAGGACAGATGGAAATATAGAAGGTATAAAGGTCTTGAATGGACGGATCTTCCTCAAACGGATGAAGAAAAAGAAATGGAAACCACTTTAAATGAGTTAAGAATTATGGTTTCTGCTCCAATTATTCGCTTAGGTAACCGTCTAAAACGGGCCAAGACTGTTACTCAAAAATCTGAGGCACTCTACTTATTTTTAGAAGAATTAGAGATTCCGGCTAAATTAGATAGATGGATCCAGGCTGCAGAAGAAAAGGGGCAGCTTGAAAGAGCGAGAGAACATGACCAAGTTTGGGATGCCGTCATGGGGTTACTCGACCAAGCAGTCGAACTACTTGGTAATGAAGAGCTATCCTTGAAACAATACGCAGAAATCATTGAGTCTGGGTTTGAGGCTATGAACTATGCTCTCGTACCACCTTCTTTAGATCAAGTGGTCGTTGCCAATTTAGATCAATCGAGAATAAACCATGGTAAAGCAAGCTTTGTCATCGGTTTAAACGATGGTGTCCTTCCAGCTAAGCAATCGGATGACGGAATTATTGGGGATGAAGAGCGAATTTTTCTTAAAAACGCAGGTGTTCCATTGGCTCCTACAAGTGAGATTCGTTTACTGGATGAAGAGTTTATTGCTTACAAAGCATTTACAACACCATTAGAGCACCTAGTGGTTAGCTACCCGATTGCAGATGAAGAAGGAAAAAGCTTATTAGCATCTCCTTGGATTAAGCGTCTGCGTGAGGTGTTCCCGGGCCTAGAAGAAGTAGAATGGGCATTAGAGCCAGGTAAAGATAATGAAAAGCATTTTGTATTGAATCCAGATGTGGCCTTGGCCCATTTAGCTGGCCAATTTCAGCTTTATAAAAAAGGCTATCCAATCTCTGAATTTTGGACAGATGTATATAATGGCTTGTTAGAAATACCTTCTATGAAAGTAAAAACTAGACGGGTTCTTTCCAGCTTATTCTTCGAAAATAAAGCAAAGCCGTTGAATAAAAGCACAACAAAAGAACTGTATGGGGACGAAATTCAAGCGAGTGTATCGAGAATGGAAAAATTCAACTCATGTCCATTCTCACACTTTATTTCACATGGGCTACGGTTAGAGCCACGATTGATTTATAAACTAGACGCGCCTAACATTGGGGAACTATTCCATGGTGCATTAAAGCTTTTAGCAGAAAAGTTAGAAGAACAAAACCGTTCTTGGGCATCACTAAGCCAGTCGGATTGCGAAAAATGGGCGAAGGAAGTTGTAGAAACGTTAGCACCTAAACTACAAAATCAAATCCTATTAAGCTCCAATCGACATCATTATATTCGACATAAGCTGGAGCAGGTTATTGCCAAAACTTCATTTGCATTAAGTAAACAGGCTCAAAGCAGTCAATTTGTGCCAACTGGGCTTGAACTGGGTTTTGGAAAAAAAGGCAAGCTACCTCCACTCACGTTCTCACTCAATGATGGAACGAAAATGGAGTTAGTCGGAAGAATTGACCGTGTAGACACAGCTACACATAATGACGGCACCTACGTCCGAATTGTTGATTACAAATCAAGTCAAAAAGAGTTACAGCTTACTGATATTTATTACGGACTATCGCTTCAAATGTTGACCTACTTGGATCTTGTGGTCACTCATTCGAAAGAGTGGTTAGGACGTGAGGCGGATCCTGCCGGGGTACTTTACTTCCATATTCATAACCCGATTTTACAGTCCAATTCACCAATGGATGAAGAGCAAATTGAATCAGAATTGATCAAACAATATAAAATGCTAGGGCTTTTACTATCGGATACAGAAATTGTGAAGCTAATGGACCAAAGTTTAGAAAATGGTTCTTCATCCATCGTTTCAGCCGGTTTTAAAAAGGATGGGAGCTTTAATGCTTATTCTCGAATTGCATCGAAGGACGAATTTAACCTTCTCCGCAATTACGTGAGAAGTTCCTTTAAAAAAGCAGGAAATGAGATGGTGGAAGGTCGTGTTGACATTTCTCCTTATAAAATGAAAAATAAAACACCATGTACATTCTGTGCGTATAAATCCATTTGCCAGTTTGATAACAGCTTACAGGAAAATGGTTACCGAAATTTACAACCTGCCAAATCAGACGTTGCATTGGAATGGATTAGAGAGGAGGTACTAAAAGGTGAATAA
- the addA gene encoding helicase-exonuclease AddAB subunit AddA — protein MNKPKWTPDQAKAIASSGKDILVAAAAGSGKTAVLVERIIQRLMDEENGYNVDELLVVTFTNASAAEMRHRIGNALESAIKDNPHSLHLRKQLTLLNKASISTLHSFCLDVVRKYYYLVDLDPNFRIADSSELALIREEVMDELLEENYAKEEAAEFYKLVDVFADDRSDLPLQSIVNKLYDFSRAHPNPNQWLQKLIELYELAPDTDIKDLPFAPTLMESIQMELDAAKALISQAIDVASQPGGPEPRIQTFEQDLALIQSLQEAIGIGWGTLYQAINSQKFVTAARIKKAEYDEGLIEQTEKLRKKAKELIDSVKKQFFSRTPESYLKDIREMHPVVEGVVRLVQEYHEKFQAIKMEKAIIDFGDLEHFCLSILMDHDEPSDIAKGYRNHFKEILVDEYQDTNLVQETIIQLIKKGTEENGNLFMVGDVKQSIYKFRLAEPQLFIEKYRRFQSEKESDHGLRIDLAQNFRSREEVLHGTNFIFKQTMGEKVGDIEYTEDAELKVNDLYPASPTPISFILIEQNNATSEEDEDSQEDLEKSQMEARFIAKEIRSLIDRGTQVYDAKKGAYRPLQYKDVVILLRSMPWAQTIMEECKELNVPVYADLSEGYFEATEVAIMLSLLKIIDNPQQDIPLASVLRSPIVGMDEEELAHIRIHHKKGTYFDAFKKFIRTEKNASESCIQKGKEFLGYFEKWREISRRGTLSELIWEIYRDTQFLEYVGGLPGGKQRQANLRALYDRARQYETTSFRGLFRFLRFVERLQERGEDLGTARSIGEQDDVVRLMTIHRSKGLEFPFVFVAGLNKNFNMKDVQASTLLDKDLGLAMKYVDPVKRVTYPSLPQLAFSRKQRLETLSEEMRILYVALTRAKEKLYLIGTVAELEKSIEKWNTSLDHKGWLLPDYVRSKASTYMDWIGPSLLRHKDIQEQLMQNDVVVDSPVIEHPSSWVISVITPSELSIVESEDSPQSEWLKSIRNGERIGDLNDNTEQIVEQMTWEYPSKATTTMRSKMSVSELKRQREWVDREEMLPTLRRNSLFDRPSFLQEKKLSPTERGTAMHLVMQHISLETEINVETVRNLLKEMISKELLTEEQAGSVDPVLIAKFFESGIGERMVKAPYVYRELPFSFALPIEKVNPLHKGAEEKVLIQGIIDCLFEDANGVVLVDFKSDTITGKYPNGFEQARPELVERYQTQIDLYKTAVENILAKPLQEACLYFFDGGHQISFIKE, from the coding sequence GTGAATAAACCAAAATGGACACCGGATCAGGCTAAAGCGATTGCATCCTCAGGCAAGGATATTCTGGTTGCAGCTGCTGCAGGTTCCGGAAAAACGGCGGTTCTTGTCGAAAGAATTATTCAGAGGCTGATGGATGAAGAAAATGGTTACAACGTCGATGAATTGTTGGTCGTTACTTTTACTAACGCATCAGCTGCAGAAATGAGGCATCGAATCGGAAATGCATTAGAATCAGCGATAAAAGATAATCCGCATTCTTTGCATCTTCGAAAACAACTAACGCTTTTAAATAAAGCGTCCATTTCAACTCTACATTCATTCTGTTTAGATGTTGTAAGAAAGTATTATTACTTAGTCGATTTGGACCCAAACTTTCGAATTGCAGATTCAAGTGAATTAGCGTTAATTCGAGAAGAAGTCATGGACGAGCTATTGGAAGAAAACTATGCGAAAGAAGAGGCTGCAGAATTTTATAAACTTGTGGATGTCTTTGCAGATGATCGTTCTGATTTGCCACTTCAATCCATTGTTAATAAATTGTATGACTTTTCTAGAGCACACCCAAACCCAAATCAGTGGTTACAAAAGCTAATAGAGCTTTATGAACTTGCTCCAGATACTGACATTAAAGATTTACCTTTCGCACCTACGTTAATGGAGTCCATTCAGATGGAGTTAGATGCTGCCAAAGCATTGATTTCTCAAGCAATCGATGTCGCATCTCAACCGGGAGGGCCAGAACCTAGGATTCAAACATTTGAACAGGACCTAGCTCTTATTCAATCTCTTCAAGAGGCGATTGGTATTGGTTGGGGAACATTGTATCAAGCAATTAACAGTCAAAAATTTGTGACGGCTGCCCGAATTAAGAAAGCAGAATATGATGAAGGTCTAATCGAGCAGACAGAAAAGTTAAGAAAAAAAGCAAAAGAACTGATAGATTCTGTCAAAAAGCAATTCTTCTCAAGAACACCGGAGTCTTACTTGAAAGATATTCGTGAAATGCATCCAGTGGTAGAGGGGGTTGTGAGGCTCGTTCAAGAATACCATGAAAAATTCCAAGCTATAAAAATGGAAAAAGCCATCATTGATTTTGGTGATTTAGAGCATTTCTGCTTATCCATTTTAATGGATCACGATGAGCCATCCGATATTGCCAAGGGCTACCGGAATCATTTTAAAGAAATTTTAGTAGATGAATACCAAGATACAAACTTGGTTCAGGAAACGATTATTCAGCTCATTAAAAAAGGGACTGAAGAGAATGGAAATTTATTTATGGTTGGTGATGTCAAACAATCCATTTATAAATTCCGTTTAGCTGAGCCACAGTTGTTTATTGAGAAATATCGGAGATTCCAATCAGAGAAAGAATCTGATCATGGACTAAGAATTGACTTAGCTCAAAATTTCAGAAGTCGCGAAGAGGTTCTTCATGGAACCAACTTTATCTTTAAACAAACGATGGGAGAAAAAGTTGGAGACATTGAATATACAGAGGATGCTGAATTAAAGGTAAATGACCTCTATCCTGCGTCACCGACTCCGATTTCCTTTATTTTAATCGAACAAAATAATGCGACGTCGGAAGAGGATGAAGATTCACAAGAGGATTTAGAAAAATCCCAAATGGAAGCAAGATTTATTGCCAAAGAAATTCGCTCTTTAATTGATAGAGGAACTCAAGTGTATGATGCAAAAAAAGGTGCCTACCGACCCTTACAGTATAAGGATGTTGTTATTCTTTTACGTTCCATGCCGTGGGCTCAAACCATTATGGAAGAATGTAAAGAACTTAATGTGCCTGTATATGCAGACCTTTCTGAAGGCTATTTCGAAGCAACGGAAGTCGCAATCATGCTCTCTTTGCTAAAAATCATTGATAATCCTCAGCAGGATATACCTTTGGCTTCTGTGTTACGTTCGCCTATTGTTGGCATGGATGAGGAAGAGCTTGCTCACATCCGGATTCATCATAAAAAAGGAACGTACTTTGATGCTTTTAAAAAGTTTATTCGTACCGAGAAAAATGCTTCAGAATCATGTATTCAAAAAGGAAAAGAGTTCCTGGGGTATTTTGAAAAATGGCGAGAAATCTCTCGTAGGGGTACTTTGTCTGAACTGATTTGGGAAATTTACCGGGACACTCAATTCCTGGAGTATGTGGGTGGTTTACCTGGTGGCAAACAGCGTCAAGCCAACTTAAGGGCTTTATATGACCGTGCCAGACAATATGAAACCACTTCCTTTAGAGGGTTGTTCCGTTTCTTGCGCTTCGTTGAGAGATTACAAGAACGTGGAGAGGACTTGGGAACAGCGCGTTCGATTGGAGAACAGGATGATGTGGTTCGTCTAATGACCATTCACCGTTCAAAGGGCTTAGAGTTTCCTTTCGTTTTCGTAGCTGGGTTGAATAAAAACTTTAATATGAAGGATGTTCAGGCTTCTACGCTTTTAGATAAAGACTTAGGTTTAGCCATGAAATACGTAGATCCTGTAAAAAGAGTCACCTATCCATCCCTGCCACAACTAGCGTTTTCACGGAAACAACGTCTCGAAACTCTATCCGAGGAAATGAGAATTCTATACGTTGCCTTAACAAGGGCAAAGGAAAAGCTATACTTGATTGGAACTGTAGCAGAGCTAGAAAAGTCCATTGAGAAATGGAATACTTCACTCGATCATAAGGGCTGGCTTTTACCTGACTACGTTCGTTCAAAAGCGAGCACGTACATGGATTGGATTGGTCCATCTTTACTTAGACATAAAGATATACAGGAGCAGCTCATGCAAAATGATGTCGTGGTAGATAGTCCGGTTATCGAACATCCTTCTAGCTGGGTTATTTCAGTCATTACCCCTAGTGAGCTGAGCATTGTTGAGAGTGAAGATTCCCCTCAATCAGAGTGGTTGAAGTCGATTCGAAATGGTGAACGTATTGGGGATCTGAACGATAACACGGAACAAATAGTAGAACAAATGACTTGGGAGTACCCTTCCAAAGCTACGACCACGATGAGGTCTAAAATGTCTGTTTCAGAATTAAAGAGACAGAGAGAATGGGTGGACCGGGAGGAAATGCTCCCTACACTAAGAAGAAACTCACTTTTCGATCGCCCAAGCTTTTTACAAGAGAAAAAGCTATCACCGACCGAAAGAGGGACGGCTATGCACTTAGTTATGCAGCACATTTCTCTAGAGACTGAAATCAATGTAGAAACCGTTCGAAATTTACTAAAAGAAATGATTTCAAAAGAACTGTTAACAGAAGAACAAGCGGGCAGTGTGGACCCTGTTCTCATTGCAAAGTTCTTTGAATCAGGTATTGGAGAAAGAATGGTAAAAGCTCCTTATGTATATAGAGAGCTGCCATTTAGCTTCGCTTTGCCTATAGAAAAAGTGAACCCATTACACAAAGGTGCGGAAGAAAAAGTTCTCATTCAGGGGATTATTGACTGCTTATTTGAGGATGCGAATGGAGTCGTACTTGTAGATTTTAAATCAGATACGATTACCGGAAAGTATCCAAATGGATTTGAGCAGGCGAGACCTGAATTAGTAGAAAGGTACCAAACTCAGATTGACCTTTATAAAACAGCGGTTGAAAACATATTAGCGAAACCCCTTCAAGAAGCGTGTCTTTACTTCTTTGATGGTGGACATCAGATATCCTTTATTAAGGAATGA